CACTACCGTCCGATCCATCAAAGATGTGCCGACCGCCGCAAAAGCCAGGACGCCGACCCACAGATAGATCAACAACACGACGCGGCGATGAGAATGGCCGATCTGCAACAACCGATGGTGCAGATGCATTTTGTCGGGTGTGGAGAAACTCACGCCCGCGCGTACGCGCCGGACGATTGCGAGTACCAGATCGAGTACCGGAATGAACATCACCGCCCCCACCAGCAACAGCGGTGACAACAGACCCACGATGTCGCGCGGCCCGTATCCGGTGAGCGGAATTCGACCGGAGGCGCCGGTGGAAACCGCGGCGAGCAGCAAGCCGATCAACATAGAGCCGGAATCGCCCATGAATATTCGCGCGGGATGGAAATTATGTGGCAGAAATCCCAGGCAACCACCCGCCAGGGCCGCGGCCAGCAGGGCCGGCGGATAGGTGTCGGTGGCGCCGCCCTGCTCGTAGAGCAAACCGACGGTGAATACGAAGACCGCGAGCGCGGCGATCAATCCCAGTCCGGCGGCGAGGCCGTCGAGACCGTCGACGAAATTCATCGCGTTGATCATGGTGACGGTGATCG
The genomic region above belongs to Nocardia spumae and contains:
- a CDS encoding MraY family glycosyltransferase; the protein is MVFSQGAVVPLRELLLVLLVSAVVTMLSTGGIRVLAIGFGAIAVPRDRDVHLEPIPRMGGVGIYMGVLAAALFAHQLPALRRGFDYPRDIPAVLIAGTLIVLVGIVDDRWGLDALTKFVGQITAAGVMAVMGLSWVAIYNPFSNTTVVLDQLQGGVVTVAITVTMINAMNFVDGLDGLAAGLGLIAALAVFVFTVGLLYEQGGATDTYPPALLAAALAGGCLGFLPHNFHPARIFMGDSGSMLIGLLLAAVSTGASGRIPLTGYGPRDIVGLLSPLLLVGAVMFIPVLDLVLAIVRRVRAGVSFSTPDKMHLHHRLLQIGHSHRRVVLLIYLWVGVLAFAAVGTSLMDRTVVVLLFAAGLVFALVVTAVPSLRELPGLRGRRK